The proteins below come from a single Lineus longissimus chromosome 5, tnLinLong1.2, whole genome shotgun sequence genomic window:
- the LOC135488734 gene encoding neurotrypsin-like gives MRGCAFAALFVVGIALGLLQCEAHPKGSRGKGPVQARGAASRARRATSTETVIELASGQVTRLRGNSVKSNAGRVEVFSGGKWGVICDDYWDIVDANVTCKELGFPLGAKEPTIESAHGTDDIPNDHIAMDNTLCQGRELSIHDCSHTSQHDCETDESSGVVCEESDGCPYGWVYNNGLCYFLYEEDQDYAGAYQTCSDEGGGLLQIESQKESDFISDWITNNYDLLDHSGILIGAFRHNNSWGWPGSALGFDFVKWFPGFESEFVNPPTASQNCVALRNKYFSSQSYSYVNVNYFYWTPVNCDESRAFICKMVASAGEQCFNGKGTDYRGTIFRTDKGSLCERWSDTPTNVVTNPGEGLGWHNFCRNPDGDKAPWCWTDHKSNTFGYCALKECPIRPIQTHASQSRCSQRNQFDCYKSPADRSCISISWKCDGEQDCPNGEDELVCPSRLDEFTKIPNKELPVSFVNVFYISLLDGCGNLCLKRRDFVCRSFSFNRDREMCYLSEHSTNSPGLTLEDCNDCDVYELSSQSVGTCPGFRCDNGKCIVATDVCDGFDNCNDFTDERDCENTEPFEIRLTGGNANYKGSVEVKYLGEWGTICDDVWDIKDAKVVCKQLGFSDAKKAVGGAQFGKGVDNIFLDEVECVGDETSIENCPHLPWRSHDCRSHEVAGVICEANRGCEGGEWQCSNKQCVLLSWICDGTDDCGDGSDEVRCDKGETLVNLVGGSNAQEGRVEITRNGILGSICDDFWDDMDATVVCKMLGYKSGTATIEANFGEGQGPIWLDDVACTGREDHIMDCPAYDWGITNCDHSEDAGVVCSNLDVTTRPPNPGPTTPIVPVACGSRPIVQPMARIVGGFDAIYGAYPWQVGIRKNNGGQWGHYCGGTIINEYWIISAAHCYEDEPKEDFRVRVADHDNQELDPNEEEFHVAEIINHRRFNTGNFANDFDVALIRIRPNSKGKGITFSNYIQPACLPTTTTPYTRGLKCFISGWGNTGSDYPRMMQVARVPIIDHTECDEMYKGAVSPFMFCAGYRAGGIDTCQGDSGGPLVCEVGGKHTIMGITSWGHGCAEPESPGIYTKVGKLVDWIERKITNT, from the exons ATGAGGGGATGCGCTTTTGCTGCGCTTTTCGTGGTCGGCATTGCTTTGGGCCTCCTGCAGTGCGAGGCACACCCAAAG GGAAGTCGAGGAAAGGGCCCAGTCCAAGCAAGGGGCGCGGCATCGAGAGCAAGGCGGGCAACCTCGACCGAAACTGTTATTGAGCTTGCTAGTGGACAAGTCACAAG GTTGCGCGGAAACAGCGTCAAATCCAATGCTGGGCGGGTGGAAGTCTTCTCAGGCGGGAAGTGGGGCGTCATCTGCGACGACTACTGGGACATAGTAGACGCCAATGTCACTTGCAAGGAGCTTGGTTTCCCCTT GGGAGCCAAAGAGCCCACCATCGAGTCGGCCCACGGCACTGACGATATTCCAAATGACCATATTGCCATGGACAACACCCTCTGCCAAGGTCGTGAGCTTTCAATTCACGACTGCTCTCACACCAGCCAACATGATTGTGAAACGGATGAGTCTTCAGGAGTTGTCTGTGAAGAAAGTGATG GTTGTCCTTACGGGTGGGTATACAACAACGGACTGTGCTACTTTCTGTACGAGGAGGACCAGGACTACGCGGGAGCCTACCAGACATGTTCTGACGAGGGTGgaggacttcttcaaattgagtCACAGAAGGAAAGTGACTTTATCTCGGACTGGATTACCAACAACTATGACTTAC TCGACCATTCTGGTATCCTGATAGGCGCGTTCAGACATAACAACAGTTGGGGTTGGCCAGGCAGCGCGCTTGGATTCGATTTTGTAAAATGGTTCCCGG GCTTTGAATCCGAGTTTGTCAACCCACCAACAGCGTCACAGAACTGTGTCGCTTTGAGGAATAAGTATTTCTCCTCTCAGTCCTACTCTTACGTGAATGTGAACTACTTCTACTGGACGCCCGTCAACTGCGATGAGTCTCGCGCATTTATTTGTAAGATGGTTGCAAGTGCCGGTGAGC AGTGTTTCAACGGAAAGGGAACAGACTACCGGGGAACAATCTTTAGAACAGATAAGGGAAGTTTGTGCGAGAGATGGTCCGATACACCAACCAATGTCGTCACCAACCCTGGAGAA GGTCTTGGTTGGCACAATTTCTGTCGCAACCCTGATGGTGACAAGGCGCCTTGGTGCTGGACGGACCACAAAAGCAATACATTTGGGTACTGTGCTCTGAAGGAATGTCCAATCAGGCCGATACAAACACATGCGTCGC AATCCAGATGCTCTCAACGAAACCAATTCGATTGCTATAAAAGTCCTGCCGACAG AAGCTGTATCTCTATATCATGGAAATGCGATGGAGAGCAGGATTGTCCCAATGGAGAAGATGAACTGGTGTGCC CCTCTCGCTTGGACGAATTCACCAAAATACCCAACAAAGAACTTCCAGTATCATTTGTCAATGTCTTCTACATCTCCCTCCTGGATGGG TGTGGGAATCTTTGCCTTAAAAGGCGTGATTTTGTCTGCCGATCCTTCTCGTTCAACCGTGATAGAGAGATGTGCTACCTCAGCGAGCACAGCACCAATTCACCTGGACTGACTTTGGAGGATTGTAACGACTGTGACGTGTACGAGCTGTCTTCACAGTCTG TTGGTACCTGTCCTGGATTTCGTTGCGATAACGGAAAGTGTATTGTCGCAACTGACGTCTGTGATGGTTTCGATAATTGTAATGATTTCACGGATGAGCGCGACTGTG AGAACACGGAGCCGTTTGAAATACGCTTGACCGGTGGCAACGCCAACTACAAAGGAAGTGTTGAAGTAAAGTACCTTGGGGAGTGGGGAACCATTTGCGATGATGTATGGGACATAAAAGACGCCAAAGTGGTCTGCAAGCAACTTGGATTCAG tgaTGCAAAGAAGGCGGTAGGCGGAGCGCAGTTCGGGAAAGGTGTCGACAACATATTTCTTGACGAGGTCGAATGCGTTGGTGATGAGACAAGCATAGAGAATTGCCCCCACTTGCCTTGGAGGAGCCACGACTGTCGGTCACACGAAGTGGCCGGTGTCATCTGTGAAGCTAATCGTG GTTGCGAGGGAGGTGAATGGCAGTGCAGCAATAAGCAGTGTGTGCTCCTTAGCTGGATCTGTGATGGCACTGACGACTGCGGCGACGGGTCTGATGAGGTTAGATGTGATA AAGGCGAAACCTTGGTAAACCTTGTCGGGGGCTCCAACGCCCAGGAAGGGCGTGTAGAAATCACCCGTAATGGGATCTTAGGTTCCATTTGTGACGATTTCTGGGATGACATGGATGCTACTGTTGTATGCAAGATGCTGGGATAcaaaag CGGAACAGCAACGATCGAAGCCAATTTCGGCGAAGGCCAAGGACCAATTTGGTTAGACGATGTCGCCTGCACTGGAAGGGAAGATCACATCATGGACTGCCCGGCATATGATTGGGGAATTACCAACTGTGACCACTCTGAGGACGCTGGGGTGGTGTGTTCAAATTTGGATGTGACCACCAGACCGCCAAATCCGGGGCCCACCACACCGA TCGTCCCAGTCGCCTGTGGCAGCCGGCCCATTGTTCAGCCAATGGCACGGATTGTTGGCGGGTTTGATGCAATTTACGGGGCTTACCCTTGGCAAGTTGGTATCAGGAAGAATAATGGTGGCCAATGGGGCCACTATTGTGGCGGAACGATCATCAACGAATACTGGATTATCAGCGCCGCGCATTGTTATGA AGATGAACCAAAGGAAGATTTCAGAGTGCGCGTAGCAGACCATGACAATCAAGAGTTAGATCCGAACGAAGAAGAATTTCATGTCGCGGAGATCATCAATCACCGACGGTTTAACA CGGGCAATTTTGCCAACGACTTCGACGTCGCCCTAATCCGCATCCGCCCCAATTCCAAAGGAAAAGGTATCACCTTCAGTAACTACATTCAGCCAGCGTGCTTGCCGACAACCACCACTCCTTATACACGTGGACTAAAGTGCTTCATAAGCGGCTGGGGAAACACCGGAAGTG ATTATCCTCGGATGATGCAAGTGGCAAGGGTACCCATCATCGATCATACAGAGTGCGATGAAATGTACAAAGGTGCCGTGTCGCCGTTCATGTTCTGCGCCGGCTACAGGGCTGGAGGAATTGATACTTGCCAAGGAGATAGCGGCGGGCCTCTTGTCTGCGAAGTTGGAG GGAAGCACACCATCATGGGAATTACCTCGTGGGGCCATGGCTGCGCTGAGCCGGAATCACCAGGCATTTACACCAAAGTTGGAAAGCTCGTCGACTGGATTGAAAGAAAGATTACGAATACATAG